From the Bacillota bacterium genome, the window TGACCGCCGTGGTCACTGCGGCTACTGATCCTTTTCTTGGGATGGTAGCGGGTGTGATTCTGAGGTTTCTAATGTAGAGGCCACAACATACAGGCTCAAGAAAACAAGGTCCAGACACTGGGGGAAGATGCCATGGGCGTGAGCAACTTGTCTCGGGTAGAAAAGGGAGACTGCGCTTTGATCGTAATTGACATGCAGTCGGATTTCATCTGCGAAGGGGCGCCGATCGAGTGTCCGGGCGGTCGCGAAATCCTCCAGCGACTGAAGGAGTTACTCGCGTTTGCGCGTTCCCAGGGGATTCCGGTAATCTACACCCAAGAGATGCACCGACCGGAGAAGATTGACTTTGGGAGGGAGTTGGAGCGCGAAGAGCCGGAACACTGCGTGGAAGGTACTCCCGGCGTGGAAATCATCGAAGAGATTAAGCCCCAGAAGGGTGACTTCGTCGTACCGAAACGCAGATATAGCGGTTTCTACTTGACAGATCTGGAGATCTTACTTAAGGGCCTCAAGAAGAAGACCCTGATCATTACAGGCGTTGCTACCAACGTGTGTGTTTATGCCACCACTCTGGACGCTCAACAGAGAGACCACCACGTAATCGTTATCTCGGACTGCGTCGCTGGGACAAGCAGGGAACTGCATCAAGCGTTTCTCCGGAATACCGACTACGTCTTGGGTGACGTTGTTACGGCACAAGAGATGATGGACACTTTGAAAAAGTAAGTGTCGACGGCAAAGAAATACTGGCGACTCCAAGTTTTTGCAGACTGGTTGAGTTGGGAAAACAGCCCGATCGCACAATGCTTGCAGGGTGTTTGGTGCTGAACAGGGAGGGGGCCGGCCCGCGGGGAGCCGGCCCTGACGGTACACATGCCGAGTTCGACGGCTGCCAGGCGCACCGCGCCTTCGTCGACTTGTAGCCAAGGAATCGGCGGAGGGTAGGTACGAGGCATGGGCCGTCGGGCACTCCATTTTCACTGAAGGAGAAACGTTCGACCAGCTAAGAGAGGCTGTTAGAGACGCTGTCCGTTGTCACTTTGAAGAGGAGAATATGCCTCAGATAGTGTGCCTGCATTTCGTGAAGTCCGCAGGACTCCTGCATGCCCCATGGGTTACAGCCTTGTTCAGATAGGCCCTCTAGTTTCCCATACAGAGACGTCGAATCTGGACGGCGGCCTGAACCCCTTCCCGACCGCTCTTTACGGGACCTACATACAATCCTCTCTTCTCCTCCAAGTACATCCTCTTTGTTTTCATTATCCGCCCAGTCCCTCCACACTTGTGGTGGAGACCCCTGATGGTACGCCGCAGCGCGAAAACAGAGTCCCGGCAGCAGCTCCCACGGATCTGGCCGGGCTGACCCTTACGCAGGTTAGAGAACGACTGGCGGCCATGTCTACGAGTACCAGTATACATCCCTGAATTGGTCGACTGAACGCGGGAACTACACGATTATGGACGCGGTGGACCTGGATGTCGCGAGGCGTCCAGCCAGGATGAGCGAAAGACTGGGCCTTCTCGCGGGGATGGGGGCGTGGCTTGCCCTGGCCGCGTGGGTACTCCTCGACTCGCGCGAGCGAGGCAGCGACGTAGTTCCGGCCTGGTTTCTTATTTGCGCTGTCAACCGGACCCGTAGCCCTCCTGAATGCACCACCCGGAAGCCGAAATGCCCCGCGGGTGGTGCTATTGTTTTCCAGGAGACTGCCTCCCCGAGAATATTCGAGTCGCGGGACAAATATCTTTATCGTGCAAAGGGGGTCAGGCATGGGCGCAGCGTTTCCCTGGAAACCTCCGGCCGTCAACCGGAGCCGTTTCGATGGGAGGTTCAGGCGCGAGATAGTACCGTTCCTGCCGGAGGGGATCAGGGAAGCAGTCGTGTCTTACCTGGACCGCGCGCTGGGGCCCTTGCCGGAGGAGGTCCGGCTGAGAGTCAACCGGCCACTGGGTGTGACGACCAGCGATGGCGAGGTGTCGCTAGACCGCGCCGGCCGGCCGGCCGCCGGCGGGGGAATGTGCGTGGAGCGCCGGCACATCGACCGCGCACTCGAGCTGGTGACGGGTTCGTCACTGTACGCGGTCGAGGACCAGATCAGGCAGGGCTTTGTGACCCTCCCCGGCGGCCACCGTGTGGGCGTGGCGGGCACGGCCGTCACGGAGGACGGCGCCGTGGGTACTTTCCGGGACATCTCCGGTGCCAACTACAGGGTAGCGATGGAAGCGCTGGGGTCGGGTCTCCCGCTTATGCCGTGGCTCGTACGCGACGACGGCTCCCCGGCGAGCGCGCTGATTGTGTCGCCGCCGGCCTGCGGCAAGACGACACTGCTCAGGGACGTCGTGAGATGCTTTGCGGACGGCCTGGGCTGTAACCGGGCGCGACGCGTGTGCCTCGTGGACGAAAGGTCCGAAGTCGCAGCGTCCAGCGGGTATCCCCGCAACGACGTCGGCGCCCTCACGGATGTGCTGGACGGATGCCCGAAGGCGCAGGGCATCATGATCGGGCTCCGGTCGCTGTCACCGGAGGTCGTGGCGACCGACGAGATCGGCAGGCCGGAAGACGCGGCGGCGGTGGGAGAGGCGGTGCTGGCTGGTGTGGCTGTGATCGCCACCGTCCACGGCAGGGACCCGGCCGATGCGGCGCGGCGCCCGGGAGTGGACGCCGTCATCCGGCAGGGGCTGTTCGATAGGGCCGTGGTCCTGTCGAGGAGGTTCGGCCCCGGCACAGTGGAGGGCGTGTTCGACTTGACCCGGGACGGGGGCTGCTCGATTGCTCGCGAAGACTCTCGGACTCATGATGCTCGTCTCAGGATGTTCAGGGGCGGGGCTGGTGATGGCGTCGACCTATACGGCACGCGGCAGGGAACTGGCTGACTGCAGAAACGGGCTCGCTCTGCTCGAGACCGAGATCTGCTTCTTCGCTCGCCCGCTGATCGGGGCTCTGGAGGCTGCGTCGCGGCAAAGCCGCGGCGTTGCACGCGTACTCTTTGCGGAGGCGGCGCGGCACCTGGGCGAGGGGCTGCCGGCGGCGGCCGCATGGGAGTCGGCGGTTCGGCGGGCCGTGGAATGCTCGTCGCTCTCGGAGGCGGACGCTGCGGCTTTGCTGGGACTGGCGCCACTCCTCGGGAACACCCCCGTGGGGGAACAGAGGCGCCACATCCGGGGTGTGGCCGAGAGACTCGGCGCCCAGGAGGCGGAGGCCCGGGACAGGCAATCGAGGGAGGGCAGGCTCTGGGGATACGCCGGCGTCCTGGGCGGACTTGCGCTGGCGGCAATCTTGCTCTAGCGGGGGGACCTCGATGAACGTCGACCTGATCTTCAGGATAGCGGGCATAGGCATCATCGTATCCGTGCTGCACACCGTCATCAAGCAGGCGGGCAAGGAGGAGTACGCCTGGCTGGCCACCCTCGCTGGCATAGTCATAGTGCTCAGCATGGTGATCCAGGTGATAAACCAGTTCTTCGAAGCAGTGAAGACCATGTTCCGGCTGTACTGACCGGGCGGGGGGAGGGGGGGACGGCATTCATGGAAATGGTGCAGGTGATGGGTTTCTCGCTCGTTGCAGTGATGCTGCTCGCCATATTGAGGGAGCAGCGCCCGGAGTTCGCGGTGGGGTTGAGCGTCGTGGCCGGCGCAGCCGTGTTCCTCCTGCTCCTTGGCAGGATCGGCGAGGTTGTGGGGGTCATTCGCGACCTCGCCTCGAGGGCTGGGATAAGCGAGCTGTACCTCTCGAGCGTGCTCCGCATCGCCGGAGTCGCCTACATAGCGCAGTTCGGAGCGGAGGTCTGCCGCGACGCGCGCGAGGCGGCCATCGCCTCAAAGGTCGAACTCGCCGGCAAGGTGCTGATCCTGATCCTGGCGGTGCCCATAATCCAGGGGATTCTGGAGACGTTCGTGGGGATGCTGTCGTGACAGGGGACCACGGTGAATTGACGATTGCTCGCGCCCCACGGCGGGCCCCGCTCGTGGCGGCTGTGGCCGCTATGGCGCTGTGCTGTGCCGTGTGCGCGGCGATCACCGTGCCTGCGGGCGTAGCGCGGGCCGCAGCGGCCGCAGGCAACGATGGCGCCGGCTCCACCGGGTCCGGGCGGGTAGGCCCCCCCGGCGTGGAGGGCCTTGTGCAGGGGCAGGCCGCCAGGCTGGACGACGGGGAGTTCCAGAGACTGCTCGACCAGCTGTATCGCGATACGGCAGGTTACGCCCCCGAGATACGGTGGAGGGACGTGGTTTCCGAGGTCTCGCGCGGCCGTCCGGGGGTCGACGTAACCGCCATAATGCGCGGGCTGGGCGAGTACCTGTTCCGGGAGACGATGGCCAACTCCAGACTCCTCGGGAGGCTGGTGATCCTGGCGGTTGCCGCGGCGCTTCTCGAGAATATCGGTTCGGCGTTCGAGCGAAGGGGTGTGGCCGACCTGGCGAAGGCGGCGTGCTACCTCGTGCTGGTCGTGCTGGCGGCGGGGAGCTTCATCCACACGATGTCCGCGGCGCGAAAGGTCATTGCCGACATGGTTACGATGATGAAAGCGCTGCTCCCCACGCTGATCGCCCTGGTGGCCGCGTCCGGCGGCCCTGTCAGCGCGGGCCTTCTCAAGCCGGCGATCATAGCGACGGTGTACGCGGTCTCGGTGATTACCTCGGACTACGTGCTCCCGATGCTCATGCTCGCGGCCGTTATCGACCTCGCGGGCCACGTTGTGAAGCAGTTCAGGATATCGGGCGTCGCCAGCTTGTTGCGGCAGGCGAGCGCGCTGGTGCTGGGGTTGTCCCTGGCGACGTTCCTGGGCATGGTGGCGGTGAACAAGGCCGCGGGCTCCGTGGCGGACGGCGTGGCGCTCCGCTCCGCGAAGTTCCTAAGCGGGACGTTCGTGCCCGTGGTAGGTAAGATGTTTTCCGACGCCGCCGAGATGGTATTCGCCTCGTCCTACCTGCTGCGTAGCGCCGTCGGCATCGCGGGGGCCGCCGCCGTGATCGTCACGGTTGCATACCCGCTGTGCAAGGTTCTGTCGCTCATCATCATCTACCGCGTGGCTGCGGCGCTGATGCAACCGATAGGCGCCGACACGCTGGGTGAGTGCCTGAACAGCATAGCGAATGCGCTGACGTTCATGTCCGCGGCTGCGGGGTCGGTCGCCATCATGTTCGTGCTGGCGATCACGGCGCTCGCTGTTGCGGCCAACCCTGTGTAGGGCGGGGGTGCTCGATGCAGGCCTTGAAGGAATGGGTCAGGGGGATAGTGATCTTGACCGTGTTCGCGGGGGCTGTGGACATGGTGCTCCCGGCGGGGGATCTCAGGAAATACGCGCGCCTCGCGCTGGGCCTCCTGATAGTCCTGAGCATCATATCCCCTCTCGCGGGGATGACGAGGGCGGGGACCTGGTCGACGTTCGCCGGGGGAAACGCGCTGTTCCCCCGCGGGCCGGGTGCGGCGGAGCCGGGCGATATGGATGACAAGACGCGGCAAGTACTGGAGTGGCAGGCCGAGGCCCTGGCCGGCGCGGTCCCGGGCGTGAGGTCCGCGAAGGTCACTGTCAGGATGAGACAACCGGGCGAGTGGCCCATGCCGCTCGGCGCCGCGGGGATCGAACGCGTGACAGTCAGGGTCGTTACCGGCGGCGCAGCAACCCCGGGTAGTGGTGGTCCGGCGCCTTCGGTGGAGCCTGTGCCGCCTGTCATACCGGCCGGATCTCGTGGAACCCCCGCGCATGGCGCGCAGGGACGGGCGACGGACGCGGAGACCCGAAAGGTAGCGGATGCGATCAGGTCCGTTATCTGTGAGAGGTTTGGACTCGGCGAGGACGCTGTACTCGTTGAGATAGCCGGGTAAACCGGCACGTGTTCCGGGGTGGGGTGAGACATTGGACCGGGACTGCTGGCAGGATAAGCAACAGGTTCGGTTCTGGACGTTCGCGCTGCGTGGCCGAAAGCTCCAGATCTGGGCCAGACTCGTCGCACTCGCCGCGCTTGGGGTGCTGCTGATCGTGGCGGGACCGCTCCTCGCGCCCGGGGGGAGAGCGAAACCCATCGAGGAGCAGAACGCGGCTGCGCCGGCTGCCACCGTTGACGGGTCCCTCGCGGCGCTGGAACGGGAATTCGCGCGCGAGGCGGAGTGGGTGCTCGGCCGCGTGGCCGGCGCTGGGAAGGTCGTGGTCTCGGTGCGGCTGCGCTCCGGCCCCGGCTACCTTTACAGGGACAACCGGAACTCGACCCAGAGAAAGACGGAGGAAAGGGACACGAGCGGCGGTACCCGGACGGTTACCGAGACGGTTGAAAGCTATCAGGCGGTCATGGCCCGCAGGCCGCAAGGGGGCGAGGAGTCGCCGGTGGTGACGGGGGTCCACCGCGCGGAAGTGGACGGGGTGGTTGTCGTGGCGGAGGGGGCGTCAGATTCGAAGGTGAAGGCCGATCTATTCAGAGCGGTGCAGGTCATGTTGGGTGTTCCCGCGCACAGGGTCACCGTACTTACTATGAAGGCAGGTGAGTAGTGTGCTCAAACTGAACGCCAGGGGGCGAAAGATCGTCAGGTTCGTGGCGTTCGCCGTACTGGTGGTGGGGGTCGTCTGGTACGTTTCGCTGAAACGGGTGGAGGTGGAGAGGCGTAACCTCGGCCAGCCCGTCAACAAGGAAACGGCTGCAAAGACTACGGGGACGGTCGAAAGGAAGGACTTCTACAACGACTACAGGCTGACAAGGGAACGCACTCGAAGCCAGCAACTGGACCTGTACAGGGAGATAATAAACAACACCAACGCTGAGCCCAGCGCACGTAAAGAAGCCAACCAGGTGTTTCTGAAGATGACCCACTACGTCGGCAAAGAGGCGGAGCTCGAGAACCTGATAAAGGCCCGCGGGTTCGAGGACGCGATAGTCTCCCTGTACGAGAACACCGCGGTGGTCATGGTGAAGGCGAAAGAGATATCCCAGGCGGATGCCGCCAAGATCGCCGACATTGTGAGCCGCGGGGCAAACATCAAGCCTGAACAGGTAAGCATAGTCCCGAAACCGTAGGGTCCTCTGCAGGGAACGCCGGTTCCGGGCCGGATAGCGCCGAGCGGGCAGCGCGACCGGCAGGATCCGGCGTTTGTGTTGCTGGGAGTATATGGAAGGAATGCGCGTAAGGGCACAGAACTAAGTAAGAACCGGACTTGAGGTTCTGCTCGAACGCCGTTTATTGTAACGAGCAGGCTCTTCCGCTATAATTGTTAATGTTGGGATTAGGAAGCCCGGTCCGGCGCCAGGGGGTGGGCTTGTGGACGGAGCGCCTGCTGCCGAAGAGCGCGGGGGACAGACCGAAGGTAACGTAAGGATATCCGATGACGTGGTCGCAGTCATAGCCGGAATGTCCTGCACTGAGGTTGAAGGCGTGGCAGGCATGTCGGGGGGCCTTGTCGGGGACTTGTCGGAGATCCTCGGGAAGAAGAACTTCTCGAAAGGCGTCAAGGTCGAGGTGGGTGAGAAGGAGGCTGCCATCGACCTTTTCGTCGTGGTGGACTACGGTGTCCGGATTCCCGAGGTCGCTCAGAGGGTGCAGGAGAACGTGAAGACCGCCGTCGAAATAATGACCGGCTTGAAGGTTGTGGAAGTCAACGTCCACGTCCACGGCGTGGCGTTTAACCCCGGTGAGCAGGAAGAAGCGCGCGTCAAGTAGCCGCGCGGAGGGAGTGGTACGGTGGGTCTGTTCGACAGGGTAGTTCTCACACTGTACACGTTCTTTCTCGCCCTGTTTTCCCTGGCGATGGTGCTCGTCTCGGCGGGCTGGGGATACCCGCTCGAATTCCTGAAGGCGAACCTCGCGACCGTGTCGGGCAGGTGGGTGACGGGGATAATCAGCGCTATGCTGTTCGTCGCCAGCCTTCGGCTGCTGTACTTCGGATTTCAGAAGAGACGGGGAATGCAGACGGTCGTGCACGAGACCTCGATGGGTGAGGTTCGCATATCACTCGACGCCATCGAGGATCTGGTCAGGCGGGTAGGGCGCCAGGTCCAGGGTGTGAGGGACGTCAAGCCCGTGGTCACTTCGGGTCCGTCCGGCTTGAACGTGATCGTGAGGACGAGCGTCAGCCCAGATGTATCGATACCGCAGGTGTCCGAAGAGCTGCAGACGACGGTGAGGAATTACGTCAAGAACGTGGTAGGCGCAACCGTGGCCGAGGTCAGGGTGTTTGTCGGTAACATCACTACTGACTCCAAGCGTTCTAGAGTGGAGTGACCGAAGTGCGGGAACGTTACTGGGAGGAGGTCCTGCGAAACCGGGGTAAGATGTTGGGCGCGCTTGCGGGCCTTATTATCAGCCTCATGATAATGGACTTCGGGTTTCTCTGGACCGCTTTCATAGTTGCCTGCACGTACGCGGGGTACCGGATCGGCAAGGGGATGGACGACCACAAGGAGAACATCGTTGAAATTCTCGACCGGTGGTTTCCCCCGCGGGACAGGTAGAGTGCCCAACCACCTTCGCGGTGGTTTTATATTGGCCGTGTGAGGCCATGGAGGGATACTGTTGAAAAGGAGGAAGGCCCGGGAGCTCGCGCTGAAGGTGCTTTTCCAGGTGGACGTGGCCGGGGCTGATGCCCATGAAGCCATGTCCTTTCTAGTGAGTGAGGAGAGAACACCGGAGGAAACCGTGCTGTTCGCACAGGAGATCGTCAGGGGGACCCTGGAGCGTCGCGAGGAGATAGACAAGAATATCGCGACTCTCTCGCGGGAGTGGGCCCTGGACAGGATGGCCAACATCGACAGGAACATCCTCAGGATGGGGTGTTACGAGATCCTCTACAGGGACGACATCCCGTCGAGTGTCTCCATCAATGAGGCCGTCGAGATGGCGAAGGCCTACGGGGATGCTGACTCGGCCAAATTCGTGAACGGCATCCTCGGCAAGATCGTTCAGAACCTGAGCAAGCAGTAGGGGGACGCCGGTAGCGGGGGCCCGTGCGGGCGCCTCCCGGGGAGGGTTGGGGATGTACAGGATCGTCGAGAAGTCTGTGTTGAATCCGGTCATCAAGGAGTTCGTCGTGGAAGCGCCGTTGGTCGCGAGGAAGGCTGAACCCGGCCAGTTCGTGATCGTCAGGCTGGGCGAGCAGGGTGAGAGAGTGCCCCTGACTATAGCCGACTTCGACAGGGAGAGGGGCACCATAACCATAGTGTTCCAGGAGGTCGGCAAGAGCACCAGGATTCTGGGGTGCCTCGATGCCGGCCAGTCCATAACCGACGTGGTGGGACCGCTCGGGATCCCGGCCGAACTGCCCGAATCCGGGAGCGTAGCATGCGTTGCGGGCGGGGTCGGCGTAGCTCCGATGTACCCCAAGGCCAAGGCGATGCACGCGGCGGGGATCGAGGTCGTTTCGATCGTGGGCGCGAGATCGGCCGACCTGCTCATCATGGAGGACCGCATGAAGGCGGTCTCGTCCGAGCTCCACGTGTGCACAGACGACGGCTCGAGGGGATTTCACGGCTTCGTGAGCGAGAAGCTGAAGGCGCTGATCGAGAGCGGCCGGCGGTTCGACGAGGTCATCGCGATCGGCCCGTTGCCCATGATGAGGGCTACGTGTGAAGTCACCAGGCCCCTCGGCCTCAAAACGTGGGTCAGCCTGAACTCTATCATGGTCGACGGGACGGGAATGTGCGGCGCGTGCCGCGTGACCGTC encodes:
- a CDS encoding cysteine hydrolase, producing the protein MGVSNLSRVEKGDCALIVIDMQSDFICEGAPIECPGGREILQRLKELLAFARSQGIPVIYTQEMHRPEKIDFGRELEREEPEHCVEGTPGVEIIEEIKPQKGDFVVPKRRYSGFYLTDLEILLKGLKKKTLIITGVATNVCVYATTLDAQQRDHHVIVISDCVAGTSRELHQAFLRNTDYVLGDVVTAQEMMDTLKK
- the spoIIIAA gene encoding stage III sporulation protein AA, which gives rise to MGPLPEEVRLRVNRPLGVTTSDGEVSLDRAGRPAAGGGMCVERRHIDRALELVTGSSLYAVEDQIRQGFVTLPGGHRVGVAGTAVTEDGAVGTFRDISGANYRVAMEALGSGLPLMPWLVRDDGSPASALIVSPPACGKTTLLRDVVRCFADGLGCNRARRVCLVDERSEVAASSGYPRNDVGALTDVLDGCPKAQGIMIGLRSLSPEVVATDEIGRPEDAAAVGEAVLAGVAVIATVHGRDPADAARRPGVDAVIRQGLFDRAVVLSRRFGPGTVEGVFDLTRDGGCSIAREDSRTHDARLRMFRGGAGDGVDLYGTRQGTG
- the spoIIIAC gene encoding stage III sporulation protein AC, translating into MNVDLIFRIAGIGIIVSVLHTVIKQAGKEEYAWLATLAGIVIVLSMVIQVINQFFEAVKTMFRLY
- the spoIIIAD gene encoding stage III sporulation protein AD yields the protein MEMVQVMGFSLVAVMLLAILREQRPEFAVGLSVVAGAAVFLLLLGRIGEVVGVIRDLASRAGISELYLSSVLRIAGVAYIAQFGAEVCRDAREAAIASKVELAGKVLILILAVPIIQGILETFVGMLS
- the spoIIIAE gene encoding stage III sporulation protein AE codes for the protein MTIARAPRRAPLVAAVAAMALCCAVCAAITVPAGVARAAAAAGNDGAGSTGSGRVGPPGVEGLVQGQAARLDDGEFQRLLDQLYRDTAGYAPEIRWRDVVSEVSRGRPGVDVTAIMRGLGEYLFRETMANSRLLGRLVILAVAAALLENIGSAFERRGVADLAKAACYLVLVVLAAGSFIHTMSAARKVIADMVTMMKALLPTLIALVAASGGPVSAGLLKPAIIATVYAVSVITSDYVLPMLMLAAVIDLAGHVVKQFRISGVASLLRQASALVLGLSLATFLGMVAVNKAAGSVADGVALRSAKFLSGTFVPVVGKMFSDAAEMVFASSYLLRSAVGIAGAAAVIVTVAYPLCKVLSLIIIYRVAAALMQPIGADTLGECLNSIANALTFMSAAAGSVAIMFVLAITALAVAANPV
- a CDS encoding stage III sporulation protein AF, encoding MQALKEWVRGIVILTVFAGAVDMVLPAGDLRKYARLALGLLIVLSIISPLAGMTRAGTWSTFAGGNALFPRGPGAAEPGDMDDKTRQVLEWQAEALAGAVPGVRSAKVTVRMRQPGEWPMPLGAAGIERVTVRVVTGGAATPGSGGPAPSVEPVPPVIPAGSRGTPAHGAQGRATDAETRKVADAIRSVICERFGLGEDAVLVEIAG
- a CDS encoding SpoIIIAH-like family protein codes for the protein MLKLNARGRKIVRFVAFAVLVVGVVWYVSLKRVEVERRNLGQPVNKETAAKTTGTVERKDFYNDYRLTRERTRSQQLDLYREIINNTNAEPSARKEANQVFLKMTHYVGKEAELENLIKARGFEDAIVSLYENTAVVMVKAKEISQADAAKIADIVSRGANIKPEQVSIVPKP
- a CDS encoding Asp23/Gls24 family envelope stress response protein, with protein sequence MDGAPAAEERGGQTEGNVRISDDVVAVIAGMSCTEVEGVAGMSGGLVGDLSEILGKKNFSKGVKVEVGEKEAAIDLFVVVDYGVRIPEVAQRVQENVKTAVEIMTGLKVVEVNVHVHGVAFNPGEQEEARVK
- the amaP gene encoding alkaline shock response membrane anchor protein AmaP, giving the protein MGLFDRVVLTLYTFFLALFSLAMVLVSAGWGYPLEFLKANLATVSGRWVTGIISAMLFVASLRLLYFGFQKRRGMQTVVHETSMGEVRISLDAIEDLVRRVGRQVQGVRDVKPVVTSGPSGLNVIVRTSVSPDVSIPQVSEELQTTVRNYVKNVVGATVAEVRVFVGNITTDSKRSRVE
- a CDS encoding DUF2273 domain-containing protein; this translates as MRERYWEEVLRNRGKMLGALAGLIISLMIMDFGFLWTAFIVACTYAGYRIGKGMDDHKENIVEILDRWFPPRDR
- the nusB gene encoding transcription antitermination factor NusB — translated: MKRRKARELALKVLFQVDVAGADAHEAMSFLVSEERTPEETVLFAQEIVRGTLERREEIDKNIATLSREWALDRMANIDRNILRMGCYEILYRDDIPSSVSINEAVEMAKAYGDADSAKFVNGILGKIVQNLSKQ
- a CDS encoding sulfide/dihydroorotate dehydrogenase-like FAD/NAD-binding protein, whose product is MYRIVEKSVLNPVIKEFVVEAPLVARKAEPGQFVIVRLGEQGERVPLTIADFDRERGTITIVFQEVGKSTRILGCLDAGQSITDVVGPLGIPAELPESGSVACVAGGVGVAPMYPKAKAMHAAGIEVVSIVGARSADLLIMEDRMKAVSSELHVCTDDGSRGFHGFVSEKLKALIESGRRFDEVIAIGPLPMMRATCEVTRPLGLKTWVSLNSIMVDGTGMCGACRVTVGGRTKFCCVDGPMFDGHEVDFKEAIRRSQIYCDQEKTALEQWEGCSGHIAGHAGHADHAGHGGCCGGGKRG